The Deltaproteobacteria bacterium region TTGCAACAGCGTACTCTTATTAGAAATCCTACCAGAGCACGTCTTTTTCAACCAAGAATTTCGATCAATAAAAGCCTAAAAAAACTCCATATTATATCTACTCCCCAGGAATTATCCTGGTTTTATTTACATTTTAACTATGTTACCCGGCATGATCTAAAGTACGGTATTAAATATGCCTACATGATATAACTAGCAAATTTTAACAGAGTAGCAAGTAAACAAATGTATAGTTAAGATATATCTGTAGCTATTATGCTCATAAACCTTGACAGTATGGCAACTTTTCTTTAAACAAGCGGACCTCCCGCGCCTGCGGAATATTTTTAAATAGGAGGCGTATCATGTACGCAGTAGTACGCACAGGCGGCAAGCAGCAGCGTGTTGAACCTGGTGAGCGTTTAAAAGTTGAAAAGCTTGATGGTGAAGTTGGCGCCGAAATTTCACTTAATGAAGTTTTATTTATTGGTGGCGAGGGTGAGCCAAAGATCGGACAACCTGTATTAACAGATGCAAAGGTTACCGCAAAAATCCTCAGCCATGGTCGTGGTGAAAAAATTCGCGTATTTAAAAGACGCAAACGCAAAGGTTTTCACAAAACCATTGGCCATCGACAAGAATATACTGAGTTAGAAATTCTTGGTATTGCAGAATAAATTATAAAATCATTTAACGTGTAGGTTTCTGTTATGGCACATAAAAAAGGTCAAGGATCATCACGTAACGGACGCGATTCAAATCCTAAGTATCGTGGGGTCAAAGTTGCTGACGGTTCGCCGGTTCAGGGTGGCAACATATTAGTACGTCAAGTTGGCACCAAGATCCATGCCGGTCGTTTTGTGGGACAAGGTAGAGATTATACCCTCTATGCTCGCACGGCAGGTGTTGTGCGTTACGAAAGCCACAAAAACCGAACAATAGCAGTTGTTTATCCTCAAAACACCGCTTTTAGCCTAAATTAAGCGGCAACTCATTGATTAGTTGAAGTGTCGTGCGTGGCTATAAATTTGTCGATGAAGCGGTAATTCACGTACGCTCAGGTCATGGTGGCGCGGGTTGTGTCTCTTTTCGCCGCGAGAAATTTATACCATATGGTGGCCCAGATGGTGGTGATGGCGGTAAAGGTGGCGATGTAATTGCCCTTGCCGATCCTCAGTTATCTACCTTACTTGATTTTAAGTTTATTCCCCGACAATTTGCCAAAAATGGTTTGCCTGGTGAAGGTGGTCGCCGTAGCGGTAAAGATGGCACTGATCGTATCGTTAAAGTGCCTGTGGGTACAGTTATCTACAATAATGACAGTGGCGATGTAATTGCTGATCTTAATCAACCACAAATGCAAGTAATTATTGCAAAAGGCGGCAGGGGAGGCTTAGGTAACGAACATTTTAAAAACTCGGTACGTCAGGCACCTCGATTTGCTCAACCAGGCGAAGAAGGATGTGAGTTATTTGCGCGCTTAGAGCTTAAACTATTAGCTGATGTTGGGCTCGTTGGTTTTCCAAATGTTGGCAAATCATCATTGATAAGCCGTATTTCAGCCGCTCGTCCAAAAATTGCTGATTATCCGTTTACTACCTTAACTCCTAATTTAGGCGT contains the following coding sequences:
- the rplU gene encoding 50S ribosomal protein L21 — translated: MYAVVRTGGKQQRVEPGERLKVEKLDGEVGAEISLNEVLFIGGEGEPKIGQPVLTDAKVTAKILSHGRGEKIRVFKRRKRKGFHKTIGHRQEYTELEILGIAE
- the rpmA gene encoding 50S ribosomal protein L27 encodes the protein MAHKKGQGSSRNGRDSNPKYRGVKVADGSPVQGGNILVRQVGTKIHAGRFVGQGRDYTLYARTAGVVRYESHKNRTIAVVYPQNTAFSLN
- the obgE gene encoding GTPase ObgE; amino-acid sequence: MRGYKFVDEAVIHVRSGHGGAGCVSFRREKFIPYGGPDGGDGGKGGDVIALADPQLSTLLDFKFIPRQFAKNGLPGEGGRRSGKDGTDRIVKVPVGTVIYNNDSGDVIADLNQPQMQVIIAKGGRGGLGNEHFKNSVRQAPRFAQPGEEGCELFARLELKLLADVGLVGFPNVGKSSLISRISAARPKIADYPFTTLTPNLGVVRFGDMQHFVVADVPGLIVNAHAGAGLGSRFLRHVERVRRIVHMITVRPDEEGRDPIKDFEAIEKELTLHDATLAKTPRILVLNQNDLDYVRQAQSRVKIYAEQHKIPFFSISAATGEGIKELIEYLGSIITSERAQL